A stretch of DNA from Candidatus Micrarchaeum acidiphilum ARMAN-2:
ATACTACTGCAACGCCTGCAAACAAGGGCAGCCAGAACGCTCCCGAGCCTGTAAATACCACACTAACCGGCATCTCGTCAGCAGCTATCATGTAGGCAAGTATCAGGTAAAAAATACTGCCTATGAACTCGAGTCCGAACACTCTTGCATCGGTCTGTCCTTTTGACATCATGGAATGTTTTGCCATTTTACCACATTTATATACTCAATTACAAGCCTTTTAAACCTTTGCCTATACTTTGTAAAGAAGCCAAATTCAGCATAACTAAGTTTTCAGGGCTTTGCGCTTCTGCGCTATGCGAATCTCGGCTCCCAGCCTGCCGAGCTGTTTGTCTGACATGTCCACGAACGACATGTATCTTGTAATAGAAGGGTGCACCTTCTCAACCATCCTGAAAGATTCCTGCATGAGCTTCCTGTAGTCGGGATGGCCGCTCGGGGTTGTCCTGAGCTCCACCACGTGGTAAAGCTCCCTGGCATTCATCCTGTAATACCATCTGGTCTTGAAGCCGAATGTGACAACGTACTGCGCCTGCCATGGCATGCTTTCCCTAAGCTTTCCATACAAATCTACGACTTCTGACATTTTCGACTTGTAGTCATCTGTTATGCCTATGCTGTCATATTCCTTCCTAGTATCATATCCGTAATCAACGGTAAAGTTTTGCCTTTCCTGAGTTCCTATCCTGTGCCTCTGAAGGTCCCTGTAGATCCCTATCCTGCCTATGAAGTCGAACAGATATTCGACATTTTCAAATGCCCTGCCAGGCCTGTGCCTCCTATTTCCTCTGTGTCCCACATACTTGGCTATTAGCGCATTCCTTTGTTCCGCAGGCATTGCCTCTGCCGCAGCCTGCGCTTCATGCATAGAAATGCGGCTTCCGTACTTGTAAAGCACCGCCGCGGCAACCTCCACCGCCGCACTCTTGTCAGGATCTTTGCTTCCCATTCCTGTATATTCAACAAGCTCAGATATGCCATTGCCACCTTTTCCATTCGCTCCAGTGGCCCTAACGCTTTCAAGTACTGTGCTATCCCTACCGCGCAGAAATGAGACGAACTCATCTCCATGCTTGTCGCGCACCCTTCTTACCAAAGATGGCACTATCTTGTAAAGCTCTTCGTAAAGCCTGTTGCCGACATGCCTAGCTTCGGCAAGCTCTGAAGACAGCAGCCGTATCGCAAGTGCCTCGTACGCCCTGGCGTTGGCGCTTATGCCTACGTGGGTCAGAGTCGCCATGG
This window harbors:
- a CDS encoding thymidylate synthase complementing protein ThyX, with amino-acid sequence MPTKTFLRFYDGHNGVVVGEHSDDEEAKLAKFVTNTDDNIFAWKLGDLFTPEQSGALLSRYSRTSFTGRELLLREFLPNVNRGREFFESWLVDYGDDSIQEMAGGLPVSCEFVSNLLAKIIEDGRFASYIEKSTRYVSFDKKLSDGSYMFYKDKDIMDSGFADLYIELMNGLFDSYSKHMDKMVRYIGEINPIEDQKFRVGDASIGIVELDGKAEERLGISEKDLTRAYENSVRANALDLMRDYLPMATLTHVGISANARAYEALAIRLLSSELAEARHVGNRLYEELYKIVPSLVRRVRDKHGDEFVSFLRGRDSTVLESVRATGANGKGGNGISELVEYTGMGSKDPDKSAAVEVAAAVLYKYGSRISMHEAQAAAEAMPAEQRNALIAKYVGHRGNRRHRPGRAFENVEYLFDFIGRIGIYRDLQRHRIGTQERQNFTVDYGYDTRKEYDSIGITDDYKSKMSEVVDLYGKLRESMPWQAQYVVTFGFKTRWYYRMNARELYHVVELRTTPSGHPDYRKLMQESFRMVEKVHPSITRYMSFVDMSDKQLGRLGAEIRIAQKRKALKT